The following DNA comes from Saccharomyces mikatae IFO 1815 strain IFO1815 genome assembly, chromosome: 8.
GTCGAAGTTGCTGAAGCTGTCTTCAACTACGGTGATTTCACCACCATGTTGACCGGTATTGCCCCAGACCAAGTGACCAGAATGATCACTGGTGTGCCATGGTACTCCACCAGATTAAAGCCAGCTATCTCCAAGGCTCTATCTAAGGATGGTATCTACACTGTCGCCAAATAGAGACAGACGCCTTTACGAACGAAATTCTATAGACATTGAGTAacgaaaaaacaaaaaaagctttttttttctgccATGAAAACAGTTTATTATATGTAAatgtatattaatattataaacCTGCCTGACAAATGCTGTGCATATACCATTAGCCGGAGTACAATGAGCCTCGAGACgacattcttttctgcTGCAGTGTAATATTCTGTTGTGCGCTCCACTTCTAAGCAGAGTGAGACtgtgcatatatatatacgtataGAAGGACTGGCATCCAAATCGAAGAATATTGAAGCTGGTAATGAATGTATATTTCCACATGAAAGggcttgttcttttttcaaagtctCGGCGCGGAGTCATTCGCAGTTTATGTGTCACTCACAATTAAGGTTGGTAGGTAGATCAGGGTCTGTGCGAGTCAGTCATAGCAATGCAACATTCATATCTGGTTCTTTGAGAATGATCGCGGTGCCCCGTCAGATATCGTATGTATCCACTAGGTAGAAGATGGAAGAAGAGGGAAGAAGAGGTACGAATAGCACTCTGAATGACAGGTAATGCAGGCGCTACGTTCCATGATGTGTATTAAAATGTTGGGAGCCAAAAACAATGTCAGTATCAACTTTGGAGTTGGTGTGGCATGTTCGAAGGAGGGTTTTTGTCCTCTACTGTCATTCCGGTTTAAACGAGAGCATGATTGCAACTTGGTTCCTCGTTGTGGAAGAGGAAGTCGCGGATACACATGCCTGTGAAATACATTGTAATCTATAAATTTGATAACCGAATAGTGCTATCTATATATCCCTTGCATATAATCGATCAGTCTTTTTACAAGCCTTCTCTTATTGTAGCCAATCCTCTCTTCTGTCTACCATCCTCAAAGTTTTCCCCGTCTAACCATTGCTCGAATGCTTTACGGATGTTCATCCATTCTTTGTCGATTATTGAGAACCACTGGGTGTCTCGAGTCCGACCCTTGTACACGACCACTTGCCGAAAGGTTCCCTCGTGCTTGAACCCCAGGCGCATCGCCGCCCTCCTGGATGGCCCATTTAGACTATCGCACTTCCACTCGTATCTCCTGTACTGTAAAACGTCAAACACatatttcatcaaaagGAATTGGGCCTCAGTAGCGATTACTGTCTTCTGTAACTCCGGTGAAAAAACTACATATCCAACTTCAAGCGAACCATTGGCTTCA
Coding sequences within:
- the SMKI08G2620 gene encoding GNAT family N-acetyltransferase; translation: MANINEFGQEVGADVDGWTTRVFPQEVVLKGNHCRLEPLDKEKHGLQLFSAYAKAGQRLWTYLPVGPFNNVDEYLQFIDELNETEDTVPYAIIHERTGCAVGTLCLIRIDEANGSLEVGYVVFSPELQKTVIATEAQFLLMKYVFDVLQYRRYEWKCDSLNGPSRRAAMRLGFKHEGTFRQVVVYKGRTRDTQWFSIIDKEWMNIRKAFEQWLDGENFEDGRQKRGLATIREGL